The DNA segment GCGGGGCTTCAATTGTTTGGCAACAACATTTAAAAAGGTTATTGGAAGATAAAGAATTTCAGCCTCATTTTTTTGAGTATGAAGATGCAGGCTTAAATCTTTTTAGACAGCTATTGACTATTGATGAAGGGATAATTGATTTAAAGAGTACTCAGTTTTTATATCTAAAACGTTATCTAAATTTTAAATCAGTAAATAAAATTAAACACATTTTTCATTCGTCACATTATCGCGTGGAAAATTCCAAAAATGCAATTAACGTTACAACAGTTCATGATTTCACTTACGAATATTTTATAAATGGATTAAGACAAAAGATTCATTCTATGCAAAAAAATAAAGCAATTAATGAATCCCAAGGAATTATTTGTGTTTCACAAAGTACGAAAAGAGATTTGTTGCATTTTTTACCACATATCAGTGAACATAAAATTAAAGTCATTTATAATGGGGTTGACGAATGTTTTAGAGTATTAAATGAGAGTAGTAATTTTCAAAAGAAACATGAATTTGAAAATTATAGTTACTCTTTGTATATCGGTGATCGAAAAGCAGGTTATAAAAATTTTTATATGGCTGTTGATGCTTGTAGTCTAGTGAAAAGTCCTCTTTTATTAATTGGAGGTGGTGAATTAACAGAAGCCGAACAATATTATTTGAAAATGAAATTAGGAGAAAAGAACTTTGCTATACTTTTAGGGGTAAGTGGAGAGGATTTAAATTATTATTATAATAATGCCTGCTGTCTTTTATATCCATCACTTTATGAGGGATTTGGTATTCCTGTGGTAGAGGCTCAAAGAGCTGGTTGCCCAGTTATTGCAACTAATTGTTCGTCGATTCCAGAAGTTATTGCAAATAAATATTTGGCTATTGATAATCCAACTCCAAAGGAAATTTCAAAAAAAATAAATGAATTATCTCTTCTTGGCAATTTGCGAAAAGAAACTTCTGAGAAAGGAATGATAAAGTCTAAATGCTTTAGTTGGGAAAATACTTATCATCAAACGAAACAATTTTATAAAGAATTATATTTTGAAGAATAGGTATTCCTTGTTGACGATTATTAAACTGTTTTTTTGGATATTTCGGACAAAATTAATTTGGAGAAATGCACGAATAATTCGTTTTCCTTTTGATTTAAGAGGTAAGAGATATATGTCAATTAGTTCTGGATTTACAACTGGTGTGGGATGTAGACTAGAGGCATATCCTGAGTATGGAAATAAAGTTTTGTATGTAGGTAAAAATGTTCAAATTAATGATTATGTTCACATTACGGCAAGAGAACATGTTTTTATTGGTAATAATGTCTTGATGGCAAGTAAAATTTACATTTCGGATTGTAGTCATGGAAGTTATTCGGGTGATTCTTTTGACAGTGATCCTACAAGTAACCCAATAGATAGAAAACTTTTTTCAAAATCAATAATAATCAATGATAATGTTTGGTTAGGTGAGTTTGTTTCTGTTCTAAAAGGAGTAGAGATAGGTGAGGGGACAATCGTAGGAGCCAATTCTGTGGTCTCAAAAAGTCTTCCGCCCTATGTAATAGCCGTAGGTATTCCAGCAAGACCAATAAAAAAGTATAATTTTGAAACTAATAGATGGGAAAAAATAAATATTTAAAATAATGAAAAATATATTAATAACAGGTGGAGCTGGATTTATAGGCAGTAACCTTGCTCTTAAGCTTATTGAAAAGGGATATAGTATTACAGTTTTAGATAATCTTTCCAAACAAATACATGGTGATAATCCTGAAGTAACTTCTCCATTATTTCAAAGTATAAAAGGCAAAGTTAAATTTATACATGGAAATGTTACTTCAAGAAAAGATTGGTTAGAAGCTCTTGAAGGTCAGAATGTTGTAGTGCATTTTGCGGCTGAAACAGGAACCGGTCAATCAATGTATTGTATAGAAAAGTATACTGAAGTTAATATCCAAGGAACTGCAATTATGCTTGATATATTGGCAAATAGAAAAAACTCTGTTGAGAAAGTAGTTATTGCTTCTTCTCGTTCAATTTATGGTGAAGGAAAATATGAACATCCTCAATTAGGGATTATCTATCCATGCCATAGAAAGGAAGAGGATATGTTGGCTGGAAAGTTTGAACTTACTTATGAAGATAATCAGATTCTTCAGTTATTAGCAACTGATGAGGATTCTAAAATACATCCGTCATCTGTTTATGGAATTACGAAGCAGAATCAAGAACAAATGATAATGACGGTATGTCCTACTTTAGGGATTGCTCCAGTAAGCTTTAGATACCAGAATGTATATGGGCCTGGTCAATCATTATCAAATCCTTATACTGGTATTTTATCTATTTTTTCAACACAAATTAGAAATCATAATGCGATTCAAATTTTTGAGGATGGTAAAGAATCAAGAGATTTTGTTTATATAGATGATGTTGTGGCTGCTACAATTCTTGGTGTTGAAAAGGAAGAGGCAAATGGACTAGTTTTCAATG comes from the Flavobacterium limnophilum genome and includes:
- a CDS encoding glycosyltransferase family 4 protein, coding for MNIFLDNIIFSLQKAGGASIVWQQHLKRLLEDKEFQPHFFEYEDAGLNLFRQLLTIDEGIIDLKSTQFLYLKRYLNFKSVNKIKHIFHSSHYRVENSKNAINVTTVHDFTYEYFINGLRQKIHSMQKNKAINESQGIICVSQSTKRDLLHFLPHISEHKIKVIYNGVDECFRVLNESSNFQKKHEFENYSYSLYIGDRKAGYKNFYMAVDACSLVKSPLLLIGGGELTEAEQYYLKMKLGEKNFAILLGVSGEDLNYYYNNACCLLYPSLYEGFGIPVVEAQRAGCPVIATNCSSIPEVIANKYLAIDNPTPKEISKKINELSLLGNLRKETSEKGMIKSKCFSWENTYHQTKQFYKELYFEE
- a CDS encoding NAD-dependent epimerase/dehydratase family protein, with translation MKNILITGGAGFIGSNLALKLIEKGYSITVLDNLSKQIHGDNPEVTSPLFQSIKGKVKFIHGNVTSRKDWLEALEGQNVVVHFAAETGTGQSMYCIEKYTEVNIQGTAIMLDILANRKNSVEKVVIASSRSIYGEGKYEHPQLGIIYPCHRKEEDMLAGKFELTYEDNQILQLLATDEDSKIHPSSVYGITKQNQEQMIMTVCPTLGIAPVSFRYQNVYGPGQSLSNPYTGILSIFSTQIRNHNAIQIFEDGKESRDFVYIDDVVAATILGVEKEEANGLVFNVGTGVATDVLEVANSLIKAYNIKVPVAVTGRFRLGDIRHNFADLKKIKAALGFEPKVFFKEGIEMFAAWVLKQEIQEDKLSVSLDEMKRKGLLK
- a CDS encoding acetyltransferase (WbbJ; catalyzes the transfer of the O-acetyl moiety to the O antigen; part of the lipopolysaccharide biosynthetic pathway), with protein sequence MSISSGFTTGVGCRLEAYPEYGNKVLYVGKNVQINDYVHITAREHVFIGNNVLMASKIYISDCSHGSYSGDSFDSDPTSNPIDRKLFSKSIIINDNVWLGEFVSVLKGVEIGEGTIVGANSVVSKSLPPYVIAVGIPARPIKKYNFETNRWEKINI